taaatgtatatgattttcccctctggtcgctgtcagtgattatttcctatttgttttcttgaggtggtcctggcatcattccccaaaagaaacactttcatggccatcaaggttgtcaacaaaacaaggagcgaaccacacatcttaatgagagagcagcggatactactgaaggcccaagactgccctttcatctgtcacctgtatgccgcacagcagtctgcagaccgagtctactttatcacagagtatctgcttggaggaagcctaggagcgctgatcaaaatgtgcggcagcttggacatcaaccatgtgaggtgagtaaatgactaaccaggggttggggggactgagggtgacatgacaaatatagaagagtggagggcatacaggctgcctcttctcttctggtggtgacggacactttgatggtgacatgatgtcagcggactgatttcatgtcattgatactacactcttctctcagattctacacagcggagatagcatgcggcctccagttcctgcatcaacgcagcatcgtccatcggtaagcaaaacttttccacatttctctttttccttgcaatgggttccagactttcccagaatcctcaattaggacttttttctgtggtacatacctaagacctctgtatcaatgaacagattaacatgtctctttttttcattgcagtgacataaagccagacaacatcatgctggacagatctggacacatccgcctgattgacctggggctggcccaagacggtgtcacctcgtctaacaagatcagtggagtgacgggcacacttcaattcatggccccagaagtgcttcttgaagaagactacgacacagcagtcgactggtggagcctgggaattgtcgtatcctggatggcggcaggacagtcccctttctattacggctccatcaggagaaaagtcatcaaagccatcaccagaaaggagccaaaattcccaccttggcttgatgctgatgtgaagcatcttctggagagactgctacgtaagaagcctgaggagaggctgggtgtctacaggaacatccgaggtcaccagttcttcgacaccatagattgggaggtgctggaacttaaaagagcacggccaccattcaaaccattcagggaagttttggagaatcgggacatgctgtggctggaggataagacaccccttcacccgatagacggattatcgtacacttcaccaagttggacccggtaagatctt
Above is a window of Eleutherodactylus coqui strain aEleCoq1 chromosome 3, aEleCoq1.hap1, whole genome shotgun sequence DNA encoding:
- the LOC136619923 gene encoding protein kinase C delta type-like — translated: MLDRSGHIRLIDLGLAQDGVTSSNKISGVTGTLQFMAPEVLLEEDYDTAVDWWSLGIVVSWMAAGQSPFYYGSIRRKVIKAITRKEPKFPPWLDADVKHLLERLLRKKPEERLGVYRNIRGHQFFDTIDWEVLELKRARPPFKPFREVLENRDMLWLEDKTPLHPIDGLSYTSPSWTRMMRRIRL